The Rhinolophus ferrumequinum isolate MPI-CBG mRhiFer1 chromosome 4, mRhiFer1_v1.p, whole genome shotgun sequence genome has a window encoding:
- the LOC117021172 gene encoding regulator of nonsense transcripts 3A-like has protein sequence MGRGKRRGGRRGERDRAEEWGGGGGEGLRMVSCWWGQRRASASAPRTAAGQRGRELLVPADTGFSAPSDAVFLVVIRHLPPSLTKEQLEEQLHPLPAHDYFEFFTADLSLYPHLYSRAYINFRNLEDIFLFRDNFDEYIFIDNKVWVIGLEYLELVELAPFQKIAKRKLKKKDAKTGSIEDDVEYKKFLETYCVEEEKTSANPETLLGDIEAKTRELIVSPFLSDSTGCQAGPQGPGYAHP, from the exons ATGGGGCGAGGAAAGAGGCGGGGTGGGCGGAGGGGCGAGCGGGACAGGGCGGAGGAGTGGGGTGGCGGCggaggggaggggctgagaaTGGTGAGCTGCTGGTGGGGCCAAAGGAGGGCGTCCGCTTCAGCACCGCGGACAGCGGCCGGGCAGCGGGGCCGCGAGCTCCTGGTTCCAGCAGATACTGGATTTTCCGCGCCCTCCGACGCGGTTTTTCTG GTAGTGATCCGGCACCTTCCTCCCAGCCTCACCAAGGAGCAGCTGGAAGAGCAGCTACACCCGCTGCCTGCACACGATTACTTTGAGTTCTTTACTGCAGATCTCAG TCTTTATCCTCATCTCTATTCAAGAGCATACATTAATTTTAGAAATCTTGAAGACATCTTTCTTTTTAGAGATAATTTTGATGAATATATCTTCATTGACAATAAAGTTTGGGTCATTG GCCTAGAATACCTGGAACTGGTAGAGTTGGCTCCATTCCAGAAGATAGCCAAaaggaagctaaagaaaaaagatgcCAAAACAGGAAGCATTGAAGATG ATGTAGAATATAAGAAGTTTTTAGAAACTTACTGTGTGGAGGAAGAGAAAACTAGTGCCAATCCCGAAACTCTTCTGGGAGACATAGAGGCAAAGACAAGAGAACTTATTG TGTCTCCTTTCCTGTCTGACTCCACTGGGTGCCAGGCCGGCCCCCAAGGCCCCGGCTATGCTCACCCATGA